One Terriglobia bacterium DNA segment encodes these proteins:
- a CDS encoding dehydrogenase E1 component subunit alpha/beta produces the protein MGTADLQEGAEHRIVPDAVIRELYRKMLGVYYVEERLKILTRQGKISFLASTRGHEKVQVGTVMLMQPGHDWFFPYYREKAIAYALGMPMKDIFLHMLSREGDSSSNGRNMPEHFSSRELHLVSQTACTGTQYLPAVGMAKALRKDGSDAIVYVSSGEGATSEGEFFEAVNWATREELPVLFLIQNNGYAISVPQNAQTSSEIHRIAAGFGLPSYHVDGTWYESIYQTLPPLIERMREGGGPILVEAEVVRLESHSSSDDQTKYRSVEELARARERDPIAQTETYLLKHRIMSREDMDKMRAGIQEEVGKAADEADAAAQPETGHVTAHIYSDRTPFFEEKPPGYVSEDTISMVEALNRGLREEMERNPKIVMWGEDIADPKGGVFGVTRGLTNLYPDRVQNSPLSEASIVGVAGGMAIDGYKPIVEIQFADYSWPGFMQMRNEIPTLRWRSNGMWSDPVVVRMACGGRIKGGPFHSQCVEAIYAHTPGWYIVFPSNAEDAKGLIKTAARCDDPVLFLEHKRLYRHISAKAREPNADYLVPFGKGRIRRAGNAATIVTWGATVYTALEIADEFDLEVIDLRTIVPMDDEMVFESVRKTNRVLVLHEDAVTMGWGAEVVARIASNCFDHLDAPVLRVGAKDSFVASAVSLEEEVLPSVDDLRGQVTKLLEY, from the coding sequence ATGGGAACAGCTGACTTACAGGAAGGCGCCGAACACCGGATCGTGCCCGATGCGGTGATTCGGGAACTCTACCGGAAGATGCTCGGCGTTTACTACGTTGAAGAACGCCTGAAGATCCTCACCCGGCAGGGAAAAATTTCATTTCTTGCCTCAACCCGCGGTCACGAGAAAGTGCAGGTTGGAACGGTCATGCTGATGCAACCCGGCCATGATTGGTTCTTTCCGTACTACCGCGAGAAGGCCATCGCCTATGCCCTCGGCATGCCGATGAAAGACATTTTTCTGCACATGCTCAGCCGGGAAGGCGATTCCAGCTCGAACGGCCGCAACATGCCGGAGCACTTTTCATCGCGCGAACTGCATCTGGTTTCTCAAACCGCATGTACCGGCACGCAGTATCTGCCTGCAGTTGGCATGGCGAAGGCACTCCGCAAAGACGGCAGCGACGCGATTGTCTACGTTTCATCCGGCGAAGGCGCAACCAGTGAAGGCGAGTTTTTCGAGGCCGTGAACTGGGCGACCCGTGAGGAACTGCCGGTTCTTTTTCTCATACAGAACAACGGCTACGCGATCAGCGTTCCTCAAAACGCCCAGACGAGTTCGGAAATTCATCGCATTGCGGCCGGCTTCGGGCTTCCCAGCTACCACGTGGATGGCACCTGGTACGAGTCGATTTACCAGACTCTCCCGCCGCTGATCGAACGGATGCGAGAGGGCGGAGGACCGATTCTGGTTGAAGCCGAGGTCGTGCGGCTGGAATCGCATTCGTCTTCGGATGACCAGACCAAATATCGCAGTGTGGAAGAACTGGCGCGGGCGCGCGAGCGTGATCCGATCGCGCAAACCGAGACGTATTTGCTCAAACATCGGATCATGTCCCGTGAGGACATGGACAAAATGCGGGCCGGCATTCAGGAAGAGGTCGGCAAGGCGGCCGATGAAGCCGACGCCGCGGCACAACCGGAAACCGGACATGTGACGGCGCACATCTATAGCGACCGCACGCCTTTCTTCGAAGAGAAACCGCCCGGATATGTTTCGGAAGATACGATCTCCATGGTGGAGGCTCTCAATCGCGGCCTGCGCGAGGAAATGGAGCGCAATCCGAAAATTGTGATGTGGGGAGAGGACATCGCGGATCCCAAGGGCGGAGTATTCGGTGTGACGCGCGGCCTCACGAATCTTTATCCCGACCGCGTCCAGAATTCGCCACTCTCCGAAGCGAGCATCGTCGGTGTCGCCGGAGGCATGGCGATCGACGGCTACAAACCCATCGTCGAAATCCAGTTCGCGGATTATTCGTGGCCGGGCTTCATGCAGATGCGGAACGAAATTCCGACGCTGCGCTGGCGCAGCAACGGCATGTGGTCGGACCCTGTTGTCGTGCGCATGGCCTGTGGCGGCCGCATCAAAGGCGGCCCGTTTCATTCGCAGTGTGTCGAAGCGATCTACGCGCATACGCCCGGCTGGTACATCGTCTTTCCGAGCAATGCGGAAGACGCGAAGGGATTGATCAAAACGGCTGCGCGATGCGATGATCCGGTCCTGTTCCTTGAACACAAGCGGCTGTACCGGCATATTTCGGCCAAAGCACGTGAACCGAACGCGGACTATCTTGTCCCGTTCGGTAAAGGCAGAATCCGGCGGGCTGGAAATGCGGCCACCATCGTAACCTGGGGCGCGACGGTGTACACTGCCCTGGAGATCGCGGATGAGTTTGACCTCGAAGTCATCGATCTCCGGACAATCGTGCCGATGGATGATGAAATGGTCTTTGAGAGCGTCAGGAAAACGAACCGTGTTCTCGTGCTTCACGAAGATGCCGTAACCATGGGATGGGGCGCGGAAGTGGTGGCGCGCATTGCGTCAAATTGCTTCGATCACCTCGATGCGCCGGTGCTTCGCGTCGGCGCAAAAGACTCCTTCGTGGCGTCTGCCGTATCGCTCGAAGAAGAAGTGCTGCCGTCGGTGGACGATCTGCGGGGCCAGGTCACGAAACTTCTCGAATACTGA
- a CDS encoding MoaD/ThiS family protein: MATVRFTQNIQRHVSCPTREVSGSTLRIVLDAYFQENERARGYVLDEQDRIRQHMVVFIDGEMARDRDSLSDPVKPNSTIDVIQSLSGGSI; this comes from the coding sequence ATGGCGACGGTGCGTTTCACCCAGAACATTCAACGACACGTTTCATGCCCGACGCGCGAGGTTTCCGGATCGACGCTGCGCATCGTGCTCGATGCGTATTTTCAGGAGAATGAACGCGCCCGCGGATACGTCCTTGATGAGCAGGACCGGATCCGGCAGCACATGGTGGTATTTATCGACGGCGAAATGGCCCGCGACCGCGATTCCCTCAGCGATCCGGTAAAGCCGAATTCGACAATCGACGTGATTCAGTCATTATCAGGAGGTTCGATATGA
- a CDS encoding DUF763 domain-containing protein, which produces MKRSGTADLPLHGGRVPQWLADRMAKLGTAITETIVVRYGRSEFLSRLSDPFWFQAFGSVMGMDWHSSGITTSVMGALKRGLQGRADELGIYICGGRGRHSRNTPDELRSISERKGFDGEALVRTSRLTARIDNNAIADGFQIYLHNFVITAEGEWAVVQQGMNDASGLARRYHWHSPAVRDFTADPHTGIVGEPQGEIMNLVDGHAGPAQLALLDIVRQKPVETLDEAYRLVVPTRHDVRASDMDLKRLGAVLAVAYEREFHNFAELLLLEKLGPRTLQTLALVAEVVHGAPARFVDPARFSFALGGKDRHPFPVPLKTYDESLSVLSSALDAAKLGDTDKIGGFERLHRFVRVVEQRCDPHADFQAAVAHEKKISAALDGRSVFD; this is translated from the coding sequence ATGAAACGTTCGGGCACTGCAGATCTGCCGTTGCATGGCGGCCGTGTGCCCCAGTGGCTGGCCGACCGCATGGCGAAACTGGGCACAGCGATTACTGAAACGATCGTTGTCCGTTACGGCCGCTCCGAGTTCCTTTCCCGCCTGAGCGATCCGTTCTGGTTTCAGGCCTTTGGTTCGGTCATGGGAATGGACTGGCACTCTTCGGGTATTACAACCTCCGTCATGGGCGCGCTAAAGCGCGGGCTTCAGGGCCGCGCAGACGAACTCGGCATCTATATTTGCGGCGGCCGCGGGCGGCATTCGCGAAATACGCCGGACGAATTACGATCGATTTCCGAACGCAAGGGCTTCGACGGCGAGGCGCTGGTCCGCACCAGCCGGCTTACGGCAAGAATCGATAACAATGCCATCGCCGACGGCTTCCAGATTTATCTGCACAATTTTGTAATCACTGCTGAGGGCGAGTGGGCGGTCGTGCAGCAGGGCATGAATGACGCGAGCGGTCTTGCGCGGCGGTATCACTGGCATTCTCCAGCGGTTCGGGATTTTACCGCCGATCCCCATACCGGCATCGTCGGCGAGCCGCAAGGCGAGATCATGAACCTGGTCGACGGCCATGCCGGGCCGGCGCAGCTTGCGCTGCTGGATATCGTCCGTCAGAAACCGGTGGAGACTCTCGATGAGGCGTACCGTCTCGTCGTTCCCACCCGCCACGATGTGCGGGCTTCGGATATGGATCTCAAGCGGCTTGGCGCTGTCCTGGCTGTGGCTTATGAACGCGAGTTCCACAATTTCGCCGAACTTCTACTGCTCGAAAAGCTCGGTCCGAGAACCTTGCAGACACTGGCTCTGGTTGCCGAGGTCGTACACGGAGCGCCGGCGCGGTTCGTGGATCCGGCGCGGTTTTCGTTTGCCCTGGGCGGCAAGGACCGCCATCCGTTTCCGGTTCCGCTGAAAACCTATGACGAATCCTTGTCCGTGCTCTCATCGGCGCTCGATGCCGCAAAACTCGGAGATACCGACAAGATCGGCGGGTTCGAACGCCTCCATCGTTTCGTGCGCGTCGTCGAGCAGCGCTGCGATCCGCACGCGGATTTCCAAGCCGCGGTCGCGCATGAGAAAAAGATTTCTGCTGCGCTTGATGGCCGAAGTGTCTTCGATTAA
- a CDS encoding glutaminyl-peptide cyclotransferase, which yields MPISQLLFSCLLWLVPAPQYSYRVINTYPHDKNAFTQGLEYRDGFLYEGTGIPGHSSVRKVDLTTGRVLQIFDVPQPFFGEGITLVGNQLIELTWQSNTGFVYDKAKLTVLRSFQYSGEGWGLTNDGKQIFMSDGTSQIRVWDPATLKEIRRITVKDGNTPVTELNELEFVKGEIFANVWQTDRIARISPADGRVLGWIDLSGILPKADRTNQDAVLNGIAYDAAADRLFVTGKLWPKLFEIKLVPKK from the coding sequence ATGCCGATTTCACAACTGCTGTTTTCCTGCCTTTTGTGGCTGGTTCCCGCGCCGCAATACTCGTACCGCGTGATCAACACCTATCCTCACGACAAAAACGCTTTCACCCAAGGCCTCGAATATCGTGACGGATTCCTGTACGAAGGCACCGGTATTCCCGGCCATTCCTCGGTTCGTAAGGTCGATCTGACCACCGGCCGTGTCCTCCAGATTTTCGACGTGCCGCAGCCGTTTTTTGGCGAGGGCATCACGCTGGTCGGGAATCAACTCATCGAACTCACCTGGCAGTCGAACACCGGCTTCGTCTACGACAAGGCCAAGCTGACTGTGCTGCGAAGCTTTCAGTATTCCGGCGAAGGTTGGGGCCTCACGAACGACGGAAAACAGATCTTTATGAGTGACGGCACGTCCCAGATTCGCGTCTGGGATCCGGCCACACTGAAAGAGATCCGGCGCATCACGGTAAAGGACGGAAACACGCCGGTAACGGAACTGAACGAGCTCGAATTCGTGAAGGGTGAGATCTTCGCCAATGTCTGGCAGACCGACCGGATTGCACGGATTTCGCCTGCCGACGGCAGGGTTCTCGGATGGATCGATCTTTCGGGCATCCTTCCTAAAGCGGATCGAACCAACCAGGATGCCGTGCTCAACGGCATCGCTTATGACGCCGCTGCAGACCGGCTCTTCGTCACGGGGAAGCTCTGGCCGAAGCTCTTCGAGATTAAGCTCGTCCCGAAGAAGTAA
- a CDS encoding DUF4159 domain-containing protein, translating into MKRFLILLVLALLCAGPARSDWYEPEPEFVYARLQCTNRLSEAWSIWPNYFPDNPPWHHDYPLADEFFVGLIHELTGVRVSSKSYKVVRLDSDEIFKYPFMYLSEPGFLDLTDKEVKNLGEYIGRGGFIMADDFRQAGYVSNVNELEVLRHYLKLAVPDRELVRLDITHPIFHSFYDIPDLNMEPPYGNTAADRALGRNFFPQFWGMSDEKGNLQLIANYNNDIGDFWKYLDKGEAPLQESTRSIRMGIDYVMYALTH; encoded by the coding sequence TTGAAACGTTTCCTCATTCTGCTTGTTCTGGCTCTACTCTGCGCAGGTCCTGCCAGGTCCGACTGGTACGAACCGGAGCCGGAATTTGTCTATGCCCGTCTGCAGTGCACGAACCGCCTGTCTGAAGCTTGGTCAATCTGGCCGAATTACTTTCCGGACAATCCACCCTGGCACCACGACTATCCGTTAGCCGATGAGTTTTTCGTCGGGTTGATCCATGAACTTACGGGCGTAAGAGTCTCTTCAAAGTCCTACAAAGTCGTCCGCCTCGACAGCGATGAGATCTTCAAGTATCCCTTTATGTATTTGTCCGAACCGGGATTCCTGGACCTGACAGACAAAGAGGTCAAAAACCTCGGGGAATACATCGGGCGGGGCGGGTTCATCATGGCAGATGATTTTCGTCAGGCAGGCTACGTTTCAAACGTCAATGAACTCGAAGTGTTGCGTCACTACTTGAAGTTGGCGGTCCCCGACCGCGAGTTGGTGCGGCTCGACATCACTCACCCTATTTTTCACTCGTTTTACGACATCCCTGACCTGAATATGGAGCCTCCTTACGGAAATACGGCGGCGGATCGCGCCCTGGGCCGTAATTTCTTTCCACAGTTCTGGGGAATGTCCGACGAAAAAGGCAATCTGCAATTGATCGCCAACTACAACAATGACATTGGCGACTTCTGGAAGTACCTCGACAAAGGCGAGGCGCCTCTTCAGGAAAGCACACGGTCGATCCGGATGGGCATCGACTACGTGATGTACGCCCTGACCCACTGA
- a CDS encoding exo-alpha-sialidase — translation MSDRCYIATRKGLFTVDRGASKWSISHANFVGDNVTLVLHDHRSGNLFAALNHGHFGIKVHRSTDRGETWQEISTPQYPAMPEGYTPKIIPFINKPLDWSLKLIWGLAAGGADQPGRIWCGTMPGGLFKSEDNGDSWELNRPLWDHPKREEWGPNGAEWPGIHSICVDPTDSKHVSVGVSTGGVWITRDAGKSWSSTGGGMRSEYAPPEQQGDPNGQDVHCLVQCASSPGTFWIQHHNGIFRSTDGASSWTEIEDVKPSVFGFPVAVHPKNPDIAWFVPSTKDEKRCPTDGRVVVNRTSDGGKTFETLRRGLPQEYAYDLVYRHGLDVDESGNRLVFGSTTGSVWISGDGGDSWQTVSSNLPPVYGVQFAKNS, via the coding sequence ATGAGCGATCGTTGTTACATTGCGACAAGAAAAGGGCTGTTTACCGTGGATCGTGGAGCATCCAAATGGTCGATCAGCCACGCCAATTTTGTCGGGGACAATGTCACGCTCGTATTGCACGACCATCGTAGCGGCAACCTGTTCGCAGCGTTGAATCACGGACACTTCGGAATCAAAGTGCACCGTTCGACAGACCGCGGTGAGACCTGGCAGGAGATTTCGACGCCCCAGTATCCCGCCATGCCCGAGGGCTACACTCCCAAGATCATTCCCTTCATCAACAAGCCGCTCGACTGGTCGCTGAAATTGATCTGGGGCCTGGCCGCGGGCGGAGCCGATCAGCCCGGTCGGATCTGGTGCGGCACGATGCCGGGCGGACTGTTCAAATCAGAAGACAACGGTGATTCCTGGGAACTGAACCGTCCGCTCTGGGACCATCCGAAGCGCGAAGAATGGGGCCCGAACGGCGCGGAGTGGCCGGGGATCCATTCCATCTGCGTCGATCCGACGGATTCGAAGCACGTCAGCGTCGGCGTTTCGACCGGCGGCGTCTGGATCACACGCGATGCCGGAAAGTCCTGGTCGTCGACCGGGGGCGGAATGCGATCCGAGTATGCTCCGCCGGAGCAGCAAGGCGATCCGAACGGCCAGGACGTTCACTGCCTGGTTCAATGCGCCTCAAGCCCCGGCACGTTCTGGATTCAGCACCACAATGGAATCTTCCGGTCGACCGACGGCGCCTCCTCATGGACTGAAATCGAGGACGTGAAACCGTCGGTGTTCGGATTCCCGGTAGCCGTTCATCCGAAAAACCCGGACATTGCGTGGTTTGTGCCTTCAACGAAGGACGAAAAGCGATGCCCCACAGATGGACGCGTCGTGGTGAATCGCACGAGCGACGGCGGAAAGACATTTGAAACGCTGCGCCGCGGGCTGCCGCAGGAATACGCCTACGATCTGGTCTACCGCCACGGCCTCGACGTCGACGAATCGGGAAACCGGCTGGTCTTTGGCTCAACCACCGGATCGGTCTGGATCAGCGGCGATGGAGGCGATTCCTGGCAGACCGTTTCGTCCAATCTGCCGCCAGTCTATGGCGTTCAATTCGCCAAAAACTCATAG
- a CDS encoding rhodanese-like domain-containing protein, with translation MASNRISPDEANARVLAGEPMVFVDARNAKDWSESSRKIPGAIRITADDLPARLDEIDRDATVITYCTCPNEESSVALTQVFRDNGYRAFALRGGFNAWAAAEYPLERKLKAA, from the coding sequence ATGGCTTCCAACCGAATATCGCCCGATGAAGCAAACGCCCGCGTGCTGGCCGGTGAGCCCATGGTCTTCGTCGACGCTCGAAACGCAAAGGACTGGAGCGAGTCCAGCCGTAAAATCCCCGGCGCCATCCGAATCACTGCGGACGATCTTCCAGCCCGGCTCGATGAAATCGATCGCGATGCAACGGTCATCACCTATTGCACTTGTCCGAACGAAGAATCCAGCGTCGCGCTGACTCAGGTTTTCAGAGATAACGGCTATCGCGCCTTCGCGCTTCGCGGCGGCTTCAACGCCTGGGCTGCGGCCGAGTACCCGCTGGAACGGAAACTCAAGGCTGCTTAG
- a CDS encoding ankyrin repeat domain-containing protein, with translation MVDAAKKGDREAIRSLLKQPGANANITEADGTTALHWAAYHDDLETADLLIRAGAKANLANDLGATPLWAACENGSEAMVKRLLAAGANPNAKLLSGETLLMIASRTGNPAVVEQLAAKGAEVNARAARNQTALMWAVAQKHPEVTRVLLAHHADVHAKSDAWDYVMAVSPHGYLEYNKAIPHGNDTPLLFAARAGDLESAKMLVAAGADVNEADAWGISTTVLAAHAGFPDVVAFLLDKGADPNAAKAGFTALDEAIMHRDEQMVTALLDHGADANAPLRTWTPTRRTSKDYNYDPELVGAAPFWLAARFTEPNVLRLLLKHGADPHFVHHGDKVVEGRGGNPFEHRKDVTTPLMAAMGIGGGAAWIEIERAQREALALETAKLLVDSGVDINAANTDGRTALDGARTLRYQSVIQYLTDKGAKAGTGAGRGARQTR, from the coding sequence TTGGTAGATGCCGCAAAAAAAGGCGATCGCGAGGCCATCCGCTCTCTCCTGAAACAACCCGGAGCCAATGCCAACATCACCGAAGCCGACGGCACAACCGCCCTGCACTGGGCGGCCTACCACGACGATCTCGAAACGGCCGATCTGCTGATTCGTGCGGGAGCGAAGGCCAATCTCGCCAACGATCTTGGCGCGACGCCGCTTTGGGCAGCCTGTGAAAACGGGAGCGAAGCGATGGTCAAGCGCCTGCTGGCAGCCGGCGCGAATCCCAATGCGAAGCTGCTCTCGGGCGAAACCCTGTTGATGATTGCTTCCCGGACCGGCAATCCCGCCGTCGTCGAGCAGCTTGCCGCGAAAGGCGCTGAGGTCAATGCGCGGGCGGCGCGCAACCAGACGGCGCTGATGTGGGCGGTCGCGCAAAAGCATCCGGAAGTGACCAGGGTGCTGCTGGCGCATCATGCGGACGTCCACGCGAAATCGGACGCCTGGGATTACGTCATGGCGGTCTCGCCGCACGGTTATCTCGAATACAACAAGGCGATTCCGCATGGCAACGACACGCCGCTGCTCTTTGCGGCGCGCGCCGGCGATCTCGAATCCGCGAAAATGCTGGTCGCGGCAGGCGCCGATGTGAATGAAGCCGATGCCTGGGGCATCAGTACCACAGTTCTCGCTGCTCACGCCGGGTTCCCCGATGTGGTTGCGTTTCTGCTCGACAAGGGCGCCGACCCGAACGCCGCCAAGGCCGGCTTCACGGCCCTGGACGAAGCCATCATGCATCGTGACGAGCAAATGGTCACCGCGCTGCTCGATCACGGCGCGGACGCCAATGCGCCGTTGCGCACGTGGACGCCCACACGGCGAACCTCCAAGGATTACAATTACGATCCCGAGCTGGTCGGAGCGGCGCCGTTCTGGCTGGCGGCTCGTTTTACTGAGCCGAATGTCCTGCGCCTGCTGTTGAAGCATGGCGCCGATCCGCATTTCGTCCATCACGGCGATAAAGTCGTTGAAGGCCGTGGCGGCAATCCATTCGAACACCGCAAAGATGTCACTACCCCGCTGATGGCGGCGATGGGGATCGGCGGCGGCGCCGCATGGATCGAGATCGAGCGCGCTCAACGCGAAGCTCTCGCCTTGGAAACTGCCAAACTTCTGGTAGATTCCGGTGTCGATATCAATGCGGCCAATACCGACGGCAGAACGGCACTTGACGGCGCCCGCACACTGCGGTATCAAAGCGTGATTCAGTATTTGACGGATAAGGGCGCCAAGGCCGGCACTGGAGCAGGCCGCGGGGCAAGGCAAACCAGATGA
- a CDS encoding DUF4159 domain-containing protein has translation MKKKILIVAVFLLSVSAFAQFGGQLGGRRGGGFGEGATGGQCLVPGYRGTGEEDLPTPRKMEKLGFVYARVRYHLQPFWRGEVPWHHDYPDGDTMFPTSLGRLTMTDTDFNSFQIVDIDSKELFKYPFVYMSEPGFLDLLPADVKNLREYLDRGGFLLMDDFRGNEFDNSQFENMHEQIRKVFPDREMAPVPPTHPIFHSFYDIEPNKMLPPYRMYNSGEPQFLGISDAKGNLQVMIDFNNDISEYWQALDTGACSIHEAGVAVELGVNYAVYAMTH, from the coding sequence ATGAAGAAAAAGATTTTGATCGTTGCGGTTTTTCTGCTCAGCGTATCCGCCTTCGCCCAGTTCGGCGGACAACTCGGCGGACGCCGTGGCGGCGGTTTTGGAGAAGGGGCCACGGGCGGACAATGTCTGGTTCCCGGCTACAGAGGGACCGGCGAAGAAGACCTGCCCACTCCCCGCAAAATGGAGAAGCTCGGTTTTGTATATGCCCGGGTCCGCTATCACCTCCAGCCGTTCTGGCGCGGCGAAGTCCCCTGGCACCACGACTATCCGGACGGCGACACAATGTTTCCGACATCCCTCGGCCGCCTCACGATGACCGATACGGATTTCAACTCGTTCCAGATCGTCGATATCGACAGCAAAGAACTATTCAAGTATCCGTTCGTCTATATGTCAGAGCCCGGTTTTCTCGATTTACTTCCGGCCGACGTCAAAAATCTGCGGGAATATCTGGATCGAGGCGGCTTCTTATTGATGGACGATTTCCGCGGAAACGAGTTCGACAATTCCCAGTTCGAAAATATGCATGAACAGATCAGGAAGGTCTTCCCGGACCGTGAGATGGCGCCGGTGCCTCCGACGCATCCGATCTTCCACTCTTTCTATGACATAGAGCCCAATAAAATGCTTCCGCCTTATCGCATGTACAACTCCGGCGAACCCCAGTTCCTCGGCATTTCGGATGCAAAAGGTAACCTCCAGGTGATGATCGATTTCAACAACGACATCAGCGAATACTGGCAGGCTCTGGATACCGGTGCGTGCTCCATTCATGAGGCCGGGGTGGCCGTTGAACTTGGCGTCAATTATGCTGTTTACGCAATGACGCACTAG